The following coding sequences lie in one Natrinema sp. DC36 genomic window:
- a CDS encoding LLM class flavin-dependent oxidoreductase encodes MKFGIFPIEGGETWEGVVEQCQVAEGVGFETCWVNDHQATEGDNYWPAPLTRLTSIAQGTEDLELVTSVLILPLYKPVEVAQRAAMLDNISGGRLTLGVGLGYVEKEFDAFDVPMDERAGRMIEGIQFIKEFFESDGPISYDCPFFSVEDWQPLPDTIQQPRPEVWIGGWGDKQIGRSVKFSDAWVPGVVADLATVEDRKELQQERVAETDQDWEELSHPLMREAVIAETEAEVMERKEYLHTTYLDEYGGEFSHPLMNADSVEDFEELADDRFIYGTPEQIIEQIEAIRERFPLNELTLRFHHSGMPKDLVEDQIRLFGEEVIPAFE; translated from the coding sequence ATGAAATTCGGAATATTCCCCATCGAGGGTGGAGAGACGTGGGAAGGCGTCGTCGAGCAGTGTCAGGTCGCCGAGGGCGTCGGATTCGAGACCTGCTGGGTCAACGATCACCAGGCGACGGAGGGCGACAACTACTGGCCCGCGCCGCTGACGCGCCTGACCAGCATCGCGCAGGGAACCGAGGATCTCGAGCTCGTGACGAGCGTCCTGATCCTGCCGCTGTACAAGCCCGTTGAGGTCGCCCAACGCGCGGCGATGCTCGACAATATCTCCGGCGGCCGCCTGACCCTGGGCGTCGGCCTCGGCTACGTCGAGAAGGAGTTCGACGCCTTCGACGTCCCGATGGACGAGCGAGCGGGCCGGATGATCGAAGGCATCCAGTTCATCAAGGAGTTCTTCGAGTCCGACGGACCGATCTCCTACGACTGTCCGTTCTTCTCCGTCGAGGACTGGCAGCCGCTCCCCGACACGATCCAGCAGCCCCGACCGGAGGTCTGGATCGGCGGCTGGGGCGACAAACAGATCGGCCGCTCCGTGAAGTTCTCCGACGCGTGGGTGCCCGGCGTCGTCGCCGACCTCGCCACCGTCGAGGACCGGAAGGAACTCCAGCAGGAACGCGTCGCGGAGACCGACCAGGACTGGGAGGAGCTGTCCCATCCGCTGATGCGCGAGGCCGTCATCGCCGAGACCGAAGCGGAGGTCATGGAGCGCAAGGAGTACCTCCACACCACCTACCTCGACGAGTACGGCGGCGAGTTCTCCCACCCGCTGATGAACGCCGACAGCGTCGAGGACTTCGAGGAGCTCGCGGACGACCGCTTCATCTACGGGACGCCCGAACAGATCATCGAGCAGATCGAGGCCATTCGGGAGCGGTTCCCCCTGAACGAACTCACCCTGCGCTTCCACCACTCCGGAATGCCCAAGGACCTCGTCGAGGACCAGATTCGGCTGTTCGGCGAAGAGGTCATCCCCGCGTTCGAGTAA
- a CDS encoding ThuA domain-containing protein, which yields MTLQVTVWNENVHEREEPEIGELYPDGIHGAIAEAIEEDGHDVRTATLGEPEHGLTEAVLANTDVLVWWSHCANDEVDDEVASRVVDRVHEGMGFVPLHSGKNSKPFTRLMGTTCNIKYRHGGETERVWAADPGHPIADGLEESFEIPATEMYGEPYDVPEPDRTVFISWFEGGEVFRSGVCYRRGRGRIFAFRPGHEEYPIFYQDEVRTVVRNAVEWAAPVEGADAVYGEVEPIESIDE from the coding sequence ATGACGCTCCAGGTCACGGTGTGGAACGAGAACGTCCACGAGCGCGAGGAACCGGAGATCGGCGAACTGTATCCCGACGGCATTCACGGCGCGATCGCGGAGGCCATCGAGGAAGACGGCCACGACGTGCGGACCGCGACGCTCGGCGAGCCGGAACACGGGCTCACCGAGGCGGTACTGGCGAACACCGACGTGCTCGTCTGGTGGTCTCACTGCGCGAACGACGAAGTCGACGACGAGGTCGCGAGCCGGGTCGTCGACCGAGTCCACGAGGGAATGGGCTTCGTTCCGCTCCACTCCGGGAAGAACTCCAAGCCGTTCACGCGGCTGATGGGGACGACCTGTAACATCAAGTACCGCCACGGCGGCGAAACCGAGCGGGTGTGGGCCGCCGACCCCGGCCACCCCATCGCCGACGGCCTCGAGGAGTCATTCGAGATCCCCGCCACCGAGATGTACGGCGAACCCTACGACGTTCCCGAACCCGACCGGACCGTGTTCATCTCGTGGTTTGAGGGCGGCGAAGTGTTCCGCTCGGGCGTTTGCTACCGGCGCGGCCGCGGACGGATCTTCGCGTTCCGGCCCGGCCACGAGGAGTACCCGATCTTCTATCAGGACGAGGTGCGAACGGTCGTTCGGAACGCCGTCGAGTGGGCCGCGCCCGTCGAGGGCGCCGACGCCGTGTACGGCGAGGTCGAACCGATCGAATCGATCGACGAGTAG
- a CDS encoding dihydrodipicolinate synthase family protein → MSHTAGQVKDHLRGVAVGLLTPFDDDGAIEHPKIAENAEDLYGSGIRTFLATANISEYHSLSQRERIDVAATSVEALPDDACVLAGVGGSTKDSIELIEAYDDIDVDAMMIMPPDHTYIHERALLDYYRELDAATETPLVPYVRGFDPSVEYLKDLTYIDGIVGIKYALKDPIKLGEGVAAGADDVVWVDGLAEPFAVSYWAEGIEGFSAGVSNFRPEIGLELFDALTEENWQRARELRNICMPYQKLRDETGQDNTIPGAVSVSVVKKGLELAGLHGGNVRSPIRPLEPEEEERAEEIYATLDDNIERLIN, encoded by the coding sequence ATGTCGCACACTGCTGGCCAGGTGAAGGACCACCTGCGCGGCGTCGCGGTCGGTCTACTGACGCCGTTCGACGACGACGGTGCAATCGAACACCCGAAAATCGCAGAGAACGCCGAGGACCTCTACGGGTCGGGTATCCGTACGTTCCTCGCCACGGCGAACATCAGCGAGTATCACTCGCTCTCCCAACGGGAGCGGATCGACGTAGCCGCGACGAGCGTCGAGGCGCTTCCGGACGATGCCTGCGTGCTCGCGGGGGTCGGCGGTTCCACGAAGGACTCGATCGAACTCATCGAGGCCTACGACGACATCGACGTCGACGCGATGATGATTATGCCGCCGGACCACACGTATATCCACGAACGGGCGCTCCTCGATTACTACCGGGAACTCGACGCGGCCACGGAGACGCCGCTCGTGCCCTACGTCCGCGGGTTCGACCCCTCCGTCGAATACCTGAAGGACCTGACGTATATCGACGGCATCGTCGGCATCAAGTACGCGTTGAAGGACCCGATCAAACTCGGCGAGGGCGTGGCCGCCGGCGCCGACGACGTGGTGTGGGTCGACGGTCTCGCCGAGCCGTTCGCCGTGTCCTACTGGGCGGAGGGGATCGAGGGCTTTTCTGCGGGCGTCTCGAACTTCCGACCCGAAATCGGCCTCGAACTGTTCGACGCGCTCACGGAGGAAAACTGGCAGCGGGCCCGCGAACTTCGAAACATCTGTATGCCCTACCAGAAACTGCGCGATGAGACCGGGCAGGACAACACCATCCCCGGCGCCGTCAGCGTCTCCGTGGTAAAGAAGGGCCTCGAACTGGCGGGTCTCCACGGCGGTAACGTCCGGTCTCCGATCCGACCGCTCGAACCCGAGGAGGAGGAGCGCGCAGAGGAAATCTACGCCACGCTCGACGACAACATCGAGCGCCTCATCAACTGA
- the dgoD gene encoding galactonate dehydratase, whose product MRITDYELYEVPPRWQFLKLETSDGRVGWGEVYTKWHFAGDSDPATRSAVDQLMHQYVLGEDPSRIEYLWQAMYRSSFYRGGPVHMSAIAGIDEALWDLKGKAAGMPVYELLGGPARDRVRLYKHVRAHDVDDVSDPAAAAAAEAREHVEAGYTAVKLVPTGGLEIVDTPAAVDRAREIVGAVRDAVGPDIDVALDFHGRASKAMARRLASALEEFEPMFVEEPVTPEHDHALPRIAEGTTIPIATGERLYSRGDFRPILEADAVDIVQPDVSSAGGITETKKIADVAETYDVSIAPHCPIGPLALASSLHVDAAAPNAVIQEQVIVGDEAAMRYVENDAVFQPSDGSLELPDGPGLGLEIDEDRVRELAGTDLGFDRSPAHRADGSVGER is encoded by the coding sequence ATGCGAATCACCGACTACGAGCTGTACGAGGTACCCCCTCGCTGGCAGTTCTTAAAACTCGAAACGAGCGACGGACGCGTCGGCTGGGGAGAGGTATACACGAAGTGGCACTTCGCGGGCGACAGCGATCCGGCGACGCGGAGCGCGGTCGACCAGTTGATGCACCAGTACGTCCTCGGCGAGGACCCGAGCCGCATCGAGTACCTCTGGCAGGCGATGTACCGCAGCAGCTTCTACCGTGGCGGTCCGGTCCACATGAGCGCCATCGCTGGCATCGACGAGGCGCTGTGGGACCTGAAAGGGAAGGCGGCCGGTATGCCGGTCTACGAACTGCTTGGCGGGCCCGCGCGCGACCGCGTTCGGCTCTACAAGCACGTTCGGGCACACGATGTCGACGACGTCTCGGACCCGGCAGCCGCGGCGGCCGCGGAGGCGCGCGAGCACGTCGAGGCGGGATACACCGCCGTGAAGCTCGTTCCGACGGGCGGCCTCGAGATCGTCGATACGCCGGCGGCAGTCGACCGGGCGCGCGAAATCGTCGGCGCCGTTCGCGATGCCGTCGGCCCCGACATCGATGTCGCACTCGACTTCCACGGGCGCGCCTCGAAGGCGATGGCCCGCCGGCTGGCGTCCGCCCTCGAGGAGTTCGAACCGATGTTCGTCGAGGAGCCCGTGACGCCGGAGCACGATCACGCGCTGCCCCGGATCGCCGAGGGGACGACGATCCCGATCGCAACCGGCGAGCGCCTCTATTCCCGTGGGGATTTCCGGCCGATCCTCGAGGCGGACGCAGTCGATATCGTCCAGCCGGACGTCTCGAGCGCCGGCGGAATCACCGAGACGAAGAAGATCGCGGACGTGGCGGAGACGTACGACGTCTCGATCGCTCCTCACTGCCCCATCGGACCGTTGGCGCTGGCGTCATCGCTGCACGTCGATGCGGCGGCGCCGAACGCCGTGATCCAGGAGCAGGTGATCGTTGGCGACGAGGCGGCGATGCGGTACGTCGAGAACGACGCCGTTTTCCAGCCGTCCGATGGCTCCCTCGAACTCCCAGACGGCCCCGGACTCGGACTCGAGATCGACGAGGACCGCGTCCGAGAACTCGCGGGAACGGACCTCGGATTCGACCGGTCGCCGGCCCACCGCGCCGACGGGAGCGTCGGCGAGCGCTGA
- a CDS encoding dihydrodipicolinate synthase family protein — protein sequence MVKNHVEASGDTPVFAGVYGESSTEAAKLAQMAKVAGADGVMLLPLDVYSHQIPQEPINHFKHVGETVDIPLINFQFPTWGSPGLPISAHVEICQLPHVIGFKEASFDPIRYDRTIRAVDDLRDDCTIMTGNDTFLMHAYQLGAETGLIGYANVVPDLHVEKIRAVHDGDLERAREIRERLLPLTNHIFGEPEGCYRARVKAALKMQGVFEHETVLPPQEQISPEECTELREILSDLDRL from the coding sequence ATCGTCAAAAACCACGTCGAAGCTTCGGGTGATACCCCGGTGTTCGCGGGCGTGTACGGTGAGAGTTCCACCGAAGCCGCCAAATTGGCCCAGATGGCGAAAGTCGCCGGCGCTGACGGTGTGATGTTGCTCCCGTTGGATGTCTACTCCCACCAAATTCCCCAGGAGCCGATCAACCACTTCAAGCACGTCGGTGAGACGGTCGACATTCCGCTCATCAACTTCCAGTTCCCGACGTGGGGGAGCCCCGGGCTGCCCATCAGTGCTCACGTCGAGATCTGCCAGTTGCCCCACGTCATCGGGTTCAAGGAGGCCTCCTTCGATCCGATTCGGTACGACCGCACTATTCGGGCGGTCGACGATCTCCGCGACGACTGTACCATCATGACGGGCAACGACACCTTCCTGATGCACGCGTACCAGCTCGGCGCCGAGACGGGGCTCATCGGCTACGCGAACGTCGTGCCAGACCTCCACGTCGAGAAGATCCGCGCCGTCCACGACGGCGACCTCGAGCGCGCCCGCGAAATCCGGGAGCGGCTGCTTCCGCTCACCAACCACATCTTCGGCGAACCCGAGGGCTGCTACCGCGCCCGCGTGAAGGCCGCACTGAAGATGCAGGGCGTCTTCGAGCACGAGACGGTGCTCCCGCCCCAGGAGCAGATCAGCCCCGAGGAGTGCACGGAACTCCGCGAGATTCTCAGCGACCTCGATCGCCTCTAA
- a CDS encoding dihydrodipicolinate synthase family protein, with product MEPAILRDRFEDVAFTTAVPFSEDTDDVRRDALAKNLADLYDAGARLFVPCGNTGEYYALTDEERISIVETHVEATGDDAVVVAGAGGSVREVTGLAAAYEDAGADAVMVMHPTHTYINESALADYYHEICDGTDLGIVIYKRGPEISREVVIELAGREEVVAVKFAVNDIREFAQTVEDAPEDVTWVNGIAERYALSFAIEGATGYTTGIGNFIPEATLALFDALETGEFERAREIRRLLRPLEDLREEPGPANTLPAGNNVPVIKYGQELAGAVGGPVRTPLRSLSAADERRVEECYERIDGATLER from the coding sequence ATGGAGCCTGCAATCCTCCGCGATCGTTTCGAGGATGTCGCGTTCACGACCGCCGTTCCGTTCAGCGAGGACACCGACGACGTGCGCCGCGACGCGCTCGCTAAGAACCTCGCCGACCTGTACGACGCCGGCGCACGGCTGTTCGTCCCCTGTGGCAACACCGGTGAATACTACGCGCTCACCGACGAAGAGCGGATCTCGATCGTCGAGACTCACGTCGAGGCGACGGGCGACGACGCAGTCGTCGTCGCCGGCGCGGGAGGGAGCGTCCGCGAAGTGACGGGGTTGGCGGCGGCCTACGAGGACGCCGGCGCGGACGCGGTGATGGTGATGCACCCGACTCACACGTACATCAACGAGTCGGCGCTCGCCGACTACTACCACGAGATCTGCGACGGGACCGACCTCGGCATCGTCATCTACAAGCGCGGCCCCGAGATCAGCCGCGAGGTAGTAATCGAACTCGCCGGTCGCGAGGAGGTCGTGGCCGTGAAGTTCGCCGTCAACGATATCCGGGAGTTCGCTCAGACCGTCGAGGACGCGCCCGAGGACGTGACGTGGGTGAACGGTATCGCCGAGCGATACGCGCTGTCCTTCGCAATCGAGGGTGCGACGGGGTACACCACCGGGATCGGAAACTTCATCCCGGAGGCGACGCTCGCGCTGTTTGACGCCCTCGAGACCGGCGAGTTCGAGCGCGCCCGCGAAATCCGGCGGCTCCTTCGGCCCCTGGAGGACCTTCGGGAGGAGCCCGGGCCAGCGAACACGTTGCCGGCCGGGAACAACGTCCCGGTCATCAAGTACGGACAGGAACTGGCGGGCGCGGTCGGCGGCCCGGTACGCACGCCGCTTCGCTCGCTCTCGGCGGCCGACGAGCGTCGCGTCGAGGAGTGCTACGAGCGCATCGACGGGGCGACGCTCGAGCGGTAG
- a CDS encoding mandelate racemase/muconate lactonizing enzyme family protein, whose amino-acid sequence MEITELSVIPIAYALPDGEGLGDARGFGHERETTLVRVETDEGTVGWGEAFAPGSIVESTVDELFREDIVGMDPFDVESLAERSYTDPYHFGGSVFVQSALSAIDVACWDIIGQTVGRPVYRLLGGTERTSLLPYASTMYYTERDRPIEEPMEAAVAEGFTAAKIKIGTGTEEDVERVRTAREILGDDARLMVDMNGNYRPRQAIETAKAIAEYDITWIEEPVPPENLSGYREIKQRIDTPLAAGEAHYGRFEFKRLIDDRTVDVVQPNLARCGGLSEARTIADMATTENVAVRPHIWNSAVGLAAAVQFAASVSDYPHTRNVPDPMMVEFDRSPNPLRDDLLESPFDPSNGSLDVPQTPGLGIEIDVEALATYRTDR is encoded by the coding sequence ATGGAGATTACCGAACTGAGCGTGATTCCCATCGCGTACGCGCTCCCGGACGGCGAAGGACTGGGCGACGCCCGCGGCTTCGGCCACGAGCGCGAGACGACGCTCGTCCGCGTCGAAACCGACGAGGGAACCGTCGGCTGGGGCGAGGCGTTCGCGCCCGGCTCCATCGTCGAGTCGACGGTGGACGAGTTGTTCCGCGAAGACATCGTCGGCATGGACCCCTTCGACGTGGAATCGCTCGCGGAGCGCTCCTATACCGACCCGTACCACTTCGGCGGGAGCGTGTTCGTCCAGAGCGCGCTGAGCGCGATCGATGTCGCCTGCTGGGACATCATCGGACAGACCGTCGGCCGGCCCGTCTACCGGTTGCTCGGCGGCACCGAGCGAACGTCGCTCCTACCCTACGCCTCGACAATGTACTACACCGAACGGGACCGCCCCATCGAGGAACCGATGGAGGCGGCCGTCGCGGAGGGGTTCACCGCCGCGAAGATAAAGATCGGAACCGGCACCGAAGAGGACGTCGAACGGGTTCGGACCGCTCGGGAAATCCTCGGCGACGACGCTCGCCTGATGGTGGACATGAACGGGAACTACCGCCCTCGACAGGCCATCGAGACGGCGAAGGCGATCGCAGAGTACGACATCACGTGGATCGAGGAACCAGTGCCCCCGGAGAACCTCTCCGGCTACCGAGAGATCAAACAACGCATCGACACGCCGCTGGCGGCCGGCGAGGCCCACTACGGCCGCTTCGAGTTCAAGCGGCTCATCGACGATCGCACCGTCGATGTCGTCCAGCCCAACCTCGCGCGCTGTGGCGGCCTCTCGGAGGCGCGAACGATCGCCGATATGGCGACCACGGAGAACGTCGCCGTCCGGCCCCACATCTGGAACAGCGCCGTCGGGTTGGCCGCCGCCGTCCAGTTCGCGGCCAGCGTCTCCGACTATCCCCACACGCGAAACGTCCCCGACCCGATGATGGTCGAGTTCGATCGGAGTCCCAATCCGCTCCGCGACGACCTCCTCGAGTCGCCGTTCGATCCTTCGAACGGCTCCCTCGACGTCCCACAGACTCCCGGACTTGGTATCGAAATCGACGTGGAGGCGCTCGCGACGTATCGAACTGACCGCTGA